Proteins from one Legionella taurinensis genomic window:
- the catB gene encoding type B chloramphenicol O-acetyltransferase, with protein sequence MSSNYFESPFKGIPLSEQVTNPNILVGRYSYYSGYYHGHSFDDCARYLMPDEDHVDKLIIGSFCSIGTGASFMMAGNQGHRMDWISTFPFFYTEESVFAKAVDGYRPAGDTVVGHDVWIGAEAMIMPGIQIGHGAIIGSRAVVTRHVEPYSIVAGNPARLIRKRFNEHDIQRLLEMAWWDWPTPRLSEAMKCLCASDIDALYTFWQSWRT encoded by the coding sequence CATTCCTTTAAGTGAACAAGTCACCAATCCCAATATCCTTGTTGGCCGGTACAGTTATTATTCCGGTTATTACCATGGGCATTCTTTTGATGACTGTGCCCGTTATTTAATGCCGGATGAGGACCATGTCGACAAGCTCATTATCGGCAGCTTTTGTTCTATTGGCACCGGTGCCTCGTTTATGATGGCGGGTAATCAGGGGCATCGCATGGACTGGATCAGTACCTTTCCTTTTTTCTACACCGAGGAGTCTGTGTTTGCCAAAGCCGTGGACGGGTATCGTCCTGCTGGCGATACGGTGGTTGGCCATGACGTGTGGATTGGTGCGGAAGCCATGATTATGCCGGGGATTCAAATCGGCCATGGCGCGATCATAGGCAGCCGTGCTGTCGTAACCCGACACGTTGAACCGTACAGCATCGTCGCTGGCAATCCGGCGCGTCTTATCCGTAAGCGGTTTAATGAGCACGACATTCAGCGATTGCTGGAAATGGCCTGGTGGGATTGGCCGACTCCTCGTTTGTCGGAAGCCATGAAATGCTTATGTGCCAGCGACATCGACGCACTGTATACCTTCTGGCAATCCTGGCGTACTTGA
- a CDS encoding protein tyrosine phosphatase has translation MVINGLIHTDVHTVKLGDTPVKIVKQQGKGKTFVHLHENETTALMAAQYYVNKEGGTLITLKHSGQRNIVFHLHKVKYEFDPNRIFTETGIKKTLQQYGHYSLAAHQEVSRFASAIKHLIPKGKVIAVHNNRDYSIREYFPKHPLARDAKAINYHPNSNYRNFYFVTQPREFERLKKLQFNVALQSPKAQDDGSLSYYLGTKNYINIESAYGQLSAQLKMLYHA, from the coding sequence ATGGTTATCAATGGTTTAATACATACCGACGTGCACACGGTTAAACTCGGGGATACGCCGGTTAAAATCGTGAAGCAGCAGGGCAAGGGAAAAACCTTTGTTCATTTGCATGAAAATGAAACCACCGCACTCATGGCGGCTCAATATTATGTCAATAAAGAGGGCGGTACCCTCATCACATTAAAACACTCCGGCCAGCGTAACATTGTTTTCCATCTGCACAAGGTGAAATATGAATTTGACCCTAACCGTATTTTTACGGAAACGGGCATTAAAAAAACCTTGCAGCAATACGGGCACTATTCGCTGGCAGCCCACCAGGAAGTGAGCCGGTTTGCTTCAGCGATTAAACACTTAATCCCCAAAGGCAAGGTGATTGCAGTCCACAACAACAGGGACTATTCCATTCGTGAATATTTTCCAAAACATCCGTTGGCCCGGGATGCCAAAGCCATTAATTACCATCCCAACAGCAATTACCGCAATTTTTATTTTGTGACGCAGCCCCGGGAATTTGAACGATTGAAGAAACTTCAATTCAATGTGGCTTTGCAGTCGCCCAAAGCCCAGGATGATGGTTCCCTCTCATATTATCTGGGTACAAAAAATTACATTAATATCGAATCCGCTTATGGCCAGTTGAGCGCACAGCTTAAAATGCTTTATCATGCCTGA
- a CDS encoding AAA family ATPase, with product MEQLDEKVTSTQTTIQQQIVQLSSHLNERILGQKALVSRLLIALLADGHLLVEGAPGLAKTRAVKELSALIEGSFHRIQFTPDLLPGDLTGTDVFHPENGSFVFQPGPIFHHLILADEINRAPAKVQSALLEAMAERQVTIGGKTYPLPELFLVMATQNPIEQEGTYPLPEAQLDRFLMYVKIGYPDADVEHDILSLARKEALGVDGGQHKSIELLTQRALFEARRHVLKVHTSSALEHYLVQLVVATRNPTAYSDELTRWLRFGASPRATIALDRCAKAHAWLSGRDYVTPEDIHVIAHDVLRHRILLSFEAEAEGVNSDDFIDVLLRLVAVP from the coding sequence ATGGAGCAGCTTGACGAGAAAGTGACATCGACACAGACAACGATACAGCAGCAGATAGTGCAGCTCAGTTCGCATCTGAATGAGCGCATCCTGGGGCAAAAAGCCTTGGTCTCACGATTGTTGATAGCCCTGCTGGCGGATGGCCATTTGCTGGTCGAAGGCGCTCCCGGACTGGCTAAAACCCGGGCTGTCAAAGAGCTGTCGGCGTTGATTGAAGGCAGTTTTCATCGTATCCAATTTACACCCGATTTACTGCCCGGCGACTTAACCGGTACCGATGTGTTCCATCCCGAAAATGGATCGTTTGTGTTTCAGCCCGGTCCCATTTTTCATCATCTTATTCTCGCCGATGAAATTAACCGTGCCCCTGCCAAGGTGCAATCGGCCCTGCTCGAAGCAATGGCTGAACGTCAGGTCACCATCGGCGGCAAAACCTATCCTTTACCGGAACTGTTTTTGGTAATGGCGACTCAGAACCCCATTGAGCAGGAAGGGACTTACCCCTTACCCGAAGCCCAGCTGGATCGGTTTTTGATGTACGTCAAAATCGGTTATCCGGATGCTGACGTTGAGCATGATATTTTGTCATTAGCCCGCAAGGAAGCCCTGGGGGTGGATGGCGGCCAGCATAAATCAATAGAACTCTTGACTCAGCGGGCCTTGTTTGAAGCACGCAGGCACGTGTTAAAAGTTCATACCAGCAGTGCACTGGAACATTACCTGGTGCAATTGGTGGTTGCTACCCGTAACCCCACGGCCTACAGTGACGAGTTGACACGCTGGCTGCGATTTGGTGCAAGCCCAAGAGCGACCATTGCGCTTGATCGCTGCGCCAAAGCGCATGCCTGGCTGTCCGGACGTGATTACGTGACGCCTGAGGATATTCATGTGATTGCCCATGACGTGTTGCGTCATCGCATTCTGCTGAGTTTTGAAGCGGAGGCCGAAGGTGTCAACAGTGATGATTTCATTGATGTTCTATTACGTCTGGTGGCAGTCCCCTAG
- a CDS encoding DUF58 domain-containing protein, which translates to MTDGVIAPLNELIDLRRYARKIHYKPGHSTVSAGNHLSRLRGRGMDFSEVRNYQAGDEIRHMEWRVTARTGRPHIKIYQEERERPVVILSDFNPSMYFGTRVAFKSVLAARLAALIAWTAVRQGDRVGGLVYSANRHDEFMPRSRDAGILPWLASLSDYTSQGMNPTKAEPRLLSDALLRLRRVTRPGSILVLISDFYHVDADSEKHLSRLRAHNDILIYHVCDALELNPPKPDVYAITNGGEEILVDTRIHRVSEDYRHYCQQRLLNLQALCKRLQIQCVTVTAEQDLAQLVRQTFPRRSRD; encoded by the coding sequence ATGACCGACGGTGTTATTGCTCCCCTTAATGAACTGATCGATTTAAGGCGGTATGCGCGCAAAATCCATTATAAACCCGGTCACAGTACCGTGAGTGCGGGCAATCATTTGTCCAGACTGCGCGGCCGGGGCATGGATTTTTCCGAAGTAAGAAATTATCAGGCCGGCGATGAAATACGCCACATGGAATGGCGGGTAACCGCCCGCACGGGCCGTCCCCACATTAAAATTTATCAGGAAGAGCGTGAGCGTCCGGTGGTTATCCTGTCGGATTTCAATCCCTCCATGTATTTTGGTACCCGCGTGGCGTTTAAATCCGTGCTGGCCGCCCGCTTGGCTGCTTTAATTGCCTGGACTGCGGTCAGGCAGGGTGATCGCGTCGGTGGTCTGGTTTATTCGGCCAACCGGCATGATGAATTCATGCCACGCAGCCGTGACGCGGGTATTTTACCTTGGCTTGCCTCCCTGAGCGACTACACAAGTCAAGGGATGAATCCCACGAAAGCGGAACCGCGCCTGTTGAGCGACGCCTTGCTGCGTCTGCGGCGCGTGACCCGGCCGGGCAGTATTTTAGTGTTGATTAGCGATTTTTATCATGTGGACGCCGACAGTGAAAAGCACTTGAGCCGGCTGCGTGCTCATAATGACATCCTCATTTATCACGTCTGCGATGCGCTGGAATTAAATCCGCCAAAGCCGGATGTGTATGCGATCACCAACGGTGGAGAGGAAATTTTAGTCGATACCCGCATCCATCGTGTCAGTGAGGATTACCGTCATTATTGCCAACAGCGATTATTGAATCTGCAGGCCCTTTGCAAACGCCTGCAGATTCAATGCGTGACTGTCACGGCGGAGCAGGATCTGGCCCAATTGGTGAGACAGACTTTCCCACGGAGGTCACGTGACTGA
- a CDS encoding DUF4381 domain-containing protein, which produces MTEPQPLSQLRDIHLPDPVNWWPLAPGWYLLMGIAFIGVMVLTGFIYRYYANGRAKRQALKLLAVYQQDYLRDGDSQSASAKVSELLRRVALVYFPREQVASLKGDEWLAFLNRTGQNINFNAVRDCLLELPYQTQGDVNVKPLLSRAKAWIQQRGAPCSS; this is translated from the coding sequence GTGACTGAGCCGCAACCGCTTAGCCAATTGCGCGATATCCATTTACCGGATCCGGTGAACTGGTGGCCTCTGGCGCCAGGATGGTATCTTTTAATGGGGATAGCCTTCATTGGCGTTATGGTATTGACCGGGTTTATTTACCGGTACTATGCCAATGGCCGGGCCAAACGACAGGCATTAAAATTGCTGGCGGTCTACCAACAGGATTATTTACGTGACGGCGACAGCCAGTCAGCCAGCGCCAAAGTGTCTGAGTTGTTACGCCGTGTGGCGCTGGTTTATTTCCCGCGCGAGCAGGTGGCCAGCCTTAAAGGCGACGAATGGCTTGCTTTTTTAAACCGGACGGGGCAAAACATCAATTTCAATGCCGTGCGGGACTGTCTATTGGAATTACCCTATCAAACGCAGGGCGATGTGAATGTCAAACCCTTGCTCTCGCGTGCAAAAGCCTGGATACAACAAAGGGGGGCGCCATGTTCCAGTTAG
- a CDS encoding VWA domain-containing protein, producing MFQLAQPLILLLLPLPILIWFCVPRAVLALPAALQVPFYDAMYSIVQQEKRLLASQVRSGLFLAIWILLVGAAAGPRWVGNPLPLEREGRNIMMVLDISGSMELMDMILDGRPVNRLTVVKRSAEQFISERAGDKIGLILFGTRAYLQTPLTYDLHSVLMRIEDATIGLAGKTTSIGDALGLAVKRLQNVPPQGRVIILLTDGANTSGMLLPLKAAELAAADHIKVYTIGLGSEGNVQSLNNVFLGMGTGSDLDEDTLKKIAEVTGGHYFRATDPQSLQSIYEKINQLETISQDEVSIRPEQDYYPWLLAIALALFLYWFAERAGLFRLIRSTPLKETRHAG from the coding sequence ATGTTCCAGTTAGCTCAACCCTTAATCCTTTTGTTGTTACCGCTGCCGATTCTGATTTGGTTCTGTGTGCCTCGAGCTGTTTTAGCGTTGCCGGCGGCCCTGCAGGTGCCTTTTTATGATGCCATGTACTCCATTGTGCAGCAGGAAAAACGCCTGCTTGCCAGCCAGGTGCGTTCGGGGTTGTTTTTAGCCATCTGGATTCTGCTGGTTGGTGCGGCGGCCGGCCCGCGGTGGGTCGGAAATCCTCTCCCCCTGGAAAGGGAAGGGCGCAACATCATGATGGTCCTTGATATTTCCGGCAGCATGGAATTAATGGACATGATACTGGATGGCCGGCCAGTGAACCGCTTGACCGTGGTAAAGCGCAGCGCGGAACAGTTCATCAGCGAACGGGCGGGCGATAAAATTGGTCTGATTCTGTTTGGCACCCGGGCTTACCTGCAAACGCCATTAACCTATGATCTTCACAGTGTATTGATGCGTATTGAAGATGCCACCATTGGCCTCGCAGGAAAAACAACCTCCATTGGCGATGCCTTGGGATTGGCTGTCAAACGCCTGCAAAATGTGCCGCCTCAGGGCCGGGTGATTATTTTATTAACGGATGGCGCCAACACTTCCGGCATGTTGCTGCCTTTAAAAGCCGCTGAGTTAGCCGCGGCCGATCACATCAAAGTTTACACCATCGGTCTGGGTTCCGAGGGCAATGTGCAATCATTGAATAATGTGTTTTTAGGCATGGGCACAGGATCTGATCTGGACGAAGACACCCTGAAGAAAATTGCCGAAGTTACCGGAGGTCATTATTTTCGCGCCACGGATCCTCAATCGCTGCAGTCTATTTATGAAAAAATCAATCAATTGGAAACCATTTCCCAGGATGAGGTGAGCATAAGGCCCGAGCAGGATTATTACCCGTGGTTGCTTGCTATCGCTTTGGCCTTGTTTTTATACTGGTTTGCCGAGCGGGCCGGATTGTTCCGGTTGATCAGGAGTACCCCCTTGAAGGAGACTCGCCATGCTGGCTGA
- a CDS encoding vWA domain-containing protein — MLADLHFLRPWWLLTLAPLLLLAAQLWRSNARLDAWSSVCDRHLLSHLIVSKGDNKRHWAILSLFLSALCLIISLAGPAFQKLPVPSYHRIQPRVLVLDMSDAMLERDLTPDRLTRAKFKLHDLFSRTDIGQTGLVVYTGEPFIVSPLTDDAQTIDSLLSSLTPDIMPVGGQKLDTALQQAGQLITQAGFNQGQILVLTAESPSSEAIKEAANLAKQSIFTSVMPVVGGNASINPLFQELANAGKGQVIPFSNNVSDLDDWLNASSGGQQYNLDEQNLIPVWRDDGRWFLIPALIFLLPVFRRGWLQRIES; from the coding sequence ATGCTGGCTGATCTGCATTTTTTGCGGCCCTGGTGGCTACTGACCCTTGCCCCGCTCTTATTACTGGCCGCTCAATTGTGGCGCAGTAACGCCCGACTGGATGCCTGGTCTTCCGTGTGTGATCGCCATTTGTTATCCCATTTAATCGTGTCCAAAGGAGACAACAAACGGCATTGGGCCATCCTGTCTCTTTTTTTAAGTGCCTTATGCCTTATCATCAGTCTGGCCGGTCCTGCGTTCCAAAAATTGCCTGTGCCATCCTATCACCGCATACAGCCTCGCGTTCTGGTTTTAGATATGTCGGATGCCATGCTGGAGCGGGATTTGACCCCGGACAGGTTAACGCGTGCCAAATTTAAATTGCATGATTTGTTTTCCCGGACTGACATCGGCCAAACCGGGTTGGTGGTGTATACCGGTGAGCCCTTTATCGTATCGCCTTTGACTGACGATGCTCAGACCATTGATTCCCTCCTATCCTCCCTGACGCCGGATATTATGCCGGTTGGTGGTCAAAAGCTGGATACTGCCTTGCAACAGGCTGGGCAGTTGATTACCCAGGCAGGATTTAATCAGGGTCAGATTCTGGTATTAACGGCGGAGTCGCCGAGCAGCGAAGCCATTAAAGAAGCAGCCAACCTGGCGAAGCAGTCTATTTTTACCTCGGTCATGCCCGTTGTTGGCGGCAATGCATCCATTAATCCTCTTTTTCAGGAGCTGGCAAACGCAGGCAAAGGGCAGGTTATTCCTTTTAGCAACAATGTCAGCGATTTGGATGATTGGCTGAATGCTTCGTCAGGAGGTCAGCAATACAATCTGGACGAACAAAACTTAATCCCGGTTTGGCGTGATGACGGACGCTGGTTTTTAATTCCAGCTTTGATCTTTTTATTGCCGGTATTCAGACGGGGCTGGTTACAAAGGATAGAATCATGA
- a CDS encoding tetratricopeptide repeat protein, which translates to MRAALFSILLLSSAMVHAFSWQDLWATDDQQAQTLMNKGQYKKAQERFQQPDWQAAAAYRAGDYEAAAKQFGALETQQGYYNQGNALAHMGRYEEAIKAYDDALRINPGDEDALHNRQVVEELLKKDKDKQQNQQANNQQNQQNQDQQGNKQQDQQNQDQQGNKQQDQQNQGQQGNNQQDQQSQDQQGNNQQDQQSQDQQGNNQQHQQNQNQQGNEQQDHQNQDQQSNNQVKQDKTQQKQPARQDKNKQADEALKQAEVNKQQSAENREKQQAKEQMLNLIPDDPGGLMREKFLRDHLKRKRGWYQ; encoded by the coding sequence ATGAGAGCTGCGCTATTTTCGATCCTGCTGTTAAGCAGCGCGATGGTTCACGCGTTCAGTTGGCAGGATTTGTGGGCAACGGATGATCAGCAGGCCCAGACGCTGATGAACAAGGGGCAATACAAAAAAGCGCAGGAACGGTTTCAACAACCCGATTGGCAGGCAGCTGCGGCCTACCGTGCCGGTGATTATGAAGCAGCGGCTAAACAGTTCGGCGCTTTGGAAACCCAGCAGGGGTATTACAATCAAGGCAATGCGTTAGCCCATATGGGACGCTACGAGGAGGCTATAAAGGCCTACGATGACGCCTTGAGAATCAATCCCGGCGACGAGGATGCCCTGCATAATCGCCAGGTGGTCGAGGAGTTGTTGAAAAAGGATAAGGATAAGCAGCAAAATCAGCAGGCCAATAATCAACAAAATCAGCAGAATCAGGATCAGCAGGGGAATAAGCAACAGGATCAGCAGAATCAGGATCAGCAGGGGAATAAGCAACAGGATCAGCAGAATCAGGGTCAGCAGGGGAATAATCAGCAAGACCAGCAGAGTCAGGATCAGCAGGGGAATAATCAGCAAGACCAGCAGAGTCAGGATCAGCAGGGGAATAATCAGCAGCACCAGCAGAATCAGAATCAACAGGGTAACGAACAGCAGGACCACCAAAATCAGGATCAGCAGAGCAACAATCAGGTGAAACAGGACAAGACTCAGCAAAAGCAGCCTGCCCGCCAGGATAAAAATAAACAGGCTGATGAAGCGCTTAAACAAGCCGAGGTCAACAAGCAACAATCCGCAGAAAATCGCGAGAAGCAACAGGCGAAAGAGCAAATGTTAAATTTGATTCCCGATGATCCGGGCGGGCTAATGCGGGAAAAATTCCTGCGGGATCATTTAAAAAGAAAACGAGGGTGGTATCAATGA
- a CDS encoding BatD family protein — protein MRRGLILISLTFWLGFTQAAVTLQVDAQKVQMGQPFRLTLTLDDESGLPDLTPIRKDFTIVGTERSINYTVINGQARSVNQWIILLMPKRTGMLTIPSIRVGQEQTTATTVDVTEDKPDETQSMDEPKDIMLLTEVSDEHPYVNQQVIYTVKLYYNRRLLDADYQTPEISDGLLVPLGEGRRYQKSINGIAYAVEEQQYALFPQKSGPLKIKSPVYNALVADVIPRRASVKAKATTLMVKPAPANAGTDWFPAKQVQLTETYDQPSLTLKQGDTLTRTITVQAIGAAAQLMPRLNIQKSDQYSIYPEKPLEKTTLQAENLVGTTTIKVTYLLNKSGKIVIPELKLPWFNTVTRRAAVATLPARTLDVASFGGNANAVPAASSVLPKTSPAPAIANPVKASNPKQAQNNSLAWILAALFALAWVITLLLWWVKQRQPSGRGQLAASRKKLRDACLANDPQAAKNALLDWAHLQWPNETMLTINDVARLVRDPGLKRQLMLLSEVLYQPGAHAWKGEPLWRGVMTMKNNQGSPKKPNPLPPINPS, from the coding sequence ATGAGACGAGGTTTGATTCTTATCAGCTTAACCTTCTGGCTGGGCTTCACCCAGGCTGCAGTGACCCTTCAGGTGGATGCTCAAAAAGTGCAGATGGGGCAGCCCTTCCGGTTAACCTTAACCCTGGATGACGAGAGCGGTTTACCTGACTTAACCCCCATACGCAAGGATTTTACCATTGTGGGGACCGAGCGCAGCATCAATTACACGGTCATCAATGGCCAGGCGCGCTCAGTGAATCAATGGATAATCCTGCTCATGCCAAAACGCACCGGCATGCTGACCATTCCCTCCATTCGCGTGGGACAGGAGCAGACCACGGCAACCACTGTGGACGTGACGGAAGACAAACCCGATGAAACGCAATCCATGGATGAGCCTAAGGACATCATGCTGCTTACCGAGGTAAGCGATGAACACCCTTACGTCAACCAGCAGGTGATTTACACCGTCAAATTGTATTACAACCGTCGACTGCTTGATGCCGATTATCAAACACCGGAAATCAGTGACGGTTTACTGGTTCCCCTGGGCGAAGGGCGGCGCTATCAAAAGTCCATTAACGGCATTGCCTATGCGGTGGAAGAACAGCAGTACGCGCTTTTTCCGCAAAAAAGCGGTCCCTTAAAAATCAAGTCGCCGGTCTATAATGCCTTGGTCGCGGATGTCATACCCAGACGCGCCAGCGTCAAAGCGAAGGCAACCACCCTGATGGTCAAGCCCGCGCCTGCCAATGCCGGTACGGATTGGTTTCCGGCCAAGCAGGTTCAATTGACGGAAACCTATGATCAACCCTCCCTCACGTTAAAGCAGGGCGATACATTGACCCGCACTATTACCGTACAGGCCATCGGTGCTGCGGCACAACTGATGCCACGATTAAATATACAAAAGAGTGATCAATACAGTATTTACCCTGAAAAACCGCTTGAAAAAACCACATTGCAGGCCGAAAATCTGGTTGGAACGACCACAATCAAAGTCACTTATCTGCTCAATAAATCAGGGAAAATTGTCATCCCGGAATTGAAACTGCCCTGGTTTAATACGGTCACTCGCCGCGCCGCGGTAGCCACGTTACCGGCCCGAACACTGGATGTCGCCTCATTCGGCGGCAACGCCAATGCAGTGCCTGCGGCATCAAGCGTCTTGCCAAAAACATCGCCCGCGCCGGCCATTGCCAATCCGGTTAAAGCGTCAAATCCTAAACAAGCTCAAAACAATTCACTGGCCTGGATTCTCGCCGCTCTGTTTGCACTGGCGTGGGTTATTACCCTGCTGCTTTGGTGGGTGAAGCAGCGGCAGCCTTCGGGTCGGGGGCAGCTTGCGGCCAGTCGTAAAAAATTACGGGACGCCTGTCTTGCCAATGACCCTCAGGCAGCTAAAAACGCCCTGCTGGACTGGGCTCATTTACAATGGCCCAATGAAACAATGCTTACGATTAACGATGTCGCACGTCTCGTGCGTGATCCTGGACTCAAAAGGCAGCTGATGCTGTTATCGGAAGTGCTGTATCAGCCGGGTGCGCATGCCTGGAAAGGCGAACCGCTCTGGCGAGGTGTCATGACGATGAAAAACAATCAGGGTTCGCCCAAAAAGCCGAATCCCTTGCCTCCCATTAACCCGTCGTGA
- a CDS encoding amidase yields the protein MTRIMDVKDYCRLDAHALAAKIKAGETTPEEAMDCALTRLQQVNPSLNAIVHECSGWAFDRLKNMQGDEPFYGVPVVVKDLGFTLKGVPLTAGSRFFAGTVPQANSDYIDNLLSLGMLPFATTNTPELGLSFVTESVLHGPAKNPYDPALTPGGSSGGSAAAVAAGIAPVATASDGGGSIRIPAACCGLFGFKPTQGLISLGPWVDESWSGLSGQHVITRTVRDSARVFAHQSRHQKPIIPVVPSRPKTVVLVPRAFTPVPIEAPCLSAVDIMRQQLEALGYSVIEQDLTLDLELINQCALILITANTAAVIESQQQLLGRKAKKQELEPATWAFYREGKAIKATQLIQARTQLYRCLRPLHALLNDAAFVLTPALAQLPIKIGSLVYTNDLTAYIEQGRAFSPFTPLFNQANLPAMTLPVMSHGELPVSVQIASGRWRDWSLLALAEQLQPAFPSFSPPLP from the coding sequence GTGACCCGAATAATGGACGTCAAGGATTACTGCCGGCTGGATGCCCATGCGCTGGCCGCAAAAATAAAGGCAGGTGAAACCACCCCAGAGGAGGCAATGGATTGTGCGTTAACCCGTCTGCAGCAGGTCAACCCGTCACTGAACGCCATTGTCCACGAGTGCAGCGGCTGGGCCTTTGATCGGTTAAAAAACATGCAGGGCGATGAACCTTTTTATGGCGTGCCGGTCGTAGTCAAAGATTTGGGATTTACCTTAAAGGGCGTTCCGCTTACGGCAGGTTCTCGTTTCTTTGCCGGCACCGTGCCGCAAGCCAACAGTGATTACATTGATAATTTACTGTCGCTTGGCATGCTGCCTTTTGCGACCACCAATACCCCGGAACTTGGTCTGTCGTTTGTCACCGAGTCCGTGTTACATGGCCCGGCAAAAAATCCCTATGATCCTGCTTTAACCCCCGGCGGTTCCTCGGGGGGCTCAGCGGCCGCGGTAGCGGCGGGCATTGCCCCCGTGGCCACGGCCAGTGATGGCGGCGGCTCAATCCGTATTCCGGCGGCCTGTTGCGGTTTATTTGGCTTTAAACCGACGCAGGGGCTCATCTCATTAGGGCCCTGGGTAGATGAGTCCTGGTCTGGGTTAAGTGGTCAACACGTGATAACCCGCACGGTGCGCGACTCAGCTCGGGTATTTGCCCACCAGTCACGGCATCAAAAACCGATAATCCCGGTTGTTCCGTCACGGCCGAAAACAGTGGTCCTGGTACCCAGGGCGTTTACACCGGTTCCGATCGAGGCGCCCTGTCTCTCAGCCGTGGACATCATGCGTCAGCAACTGGAAGCGCTGGGGTATTCTGTGATCGAGCAGGATCTGACACTGGATTTGGAGTTGATTAATCAGTGTGCTCTGATTTTGATTACTGCCAATACGGCCGCCGTGATTGAAAGCCAGCAGCAGTTATTGGGGCGAAAGGCGAAAAAGCAGGAGTTGGAACCAGCGACCTGGGCGTTTTATCGTGAGGGAAAGGCCATCAAGGCAACGCAACTTATCCAGGCTCGCACTCAGCTTTATCGGTGCCTGCGTCCACTGCATGCCTTACTGAATGACGCGGCGTTTGTGTTGACCCCGGCATTAGCCCAATTACCGATCAAAATCGGAAGTCTCGTGTACACCAATGATCTTACGGCTTATATAGAGCAAGGCCGTGCGTTCTCTCCGTTTACGCCGTTATTCAATCAGGCCAATTTACCTGCGATGACGTTGCCCGTCATGTCCCATGGCGAGTTGCCTGTCTCGGTACAGATTGCCTCAGGAAGGTGGCGCGACTGGTCATTGCTGGCTCTGGCCGAGCAATTGCAACCCGCCTTCCCATCGTTTTCCCCGCCGTTGCCTTAA
- a CDS encoding cold-shock protein produces the protein MSAIVETGHVKWFNDDKGYGFISRDNGQDDVFVHFRSIKSESSGRRTLVEGQRVQFTVSKGPKGLQAEEVSAI, from the coding sequence ATGTCCGCTATAGTAGAAACTGGCCACGTCAAGTGGTTTAATGATGATAAAGGTTATGGCTTCATTAGCCGCGATAATGGTCAAGACGATGTTTTCGTCCACTTCCGCTCCATCAAAAGCGAAAGTTCTGGACGCAGAACATTAGTTGAAGGTCAACGTGTACAGTTCACCGTCAGTAAAGGCCCTAAAGGATTACAAGCAGAAGAAGTATCTGCCATCTAA